The following proteins come from a genomic window of Synechococcus sp. BIOS-E4-1:
- a CDS encoding ABC transporter permease gives MASNLPIAETVGMALNTLKANRLRSLLTMLGIVIGNASVITLVGVGRGAQNLAESQLSNLGANVLFVVPGSNDTRRQGVAFPRTLVLEDAEAIAQQVPSVKRVAPQINANEVVQSGARSSTAAIFGVTPEFLPVRSFEVGRGRFISEQDVQAARTVVVIGPDLRDKLFPGGGAIGSSLRIRDQSFSVIGVMAPKGAVFGSNQDENAYIPLSTMVSRLTGRDPTYGVSLSFISAEARDENSTSAAKFQISNLLRQRHRILRDDDFAVRSQQDALTIVGTITGGLTLMLGAIGGVSLLVGGIGIMNIMLVSVSERTEEIGLRKALGARSSDVLRQFLVESLVLSSLGGVIGTAAGYGAIAAVALLTPLPAAIGVPTVLLTVGLSGSIGLFFGVVPARRAARLDPITALRSL, from the coding sequence ATGGCCAGCAATCTGCCCATCGCCGAAACAGTCGGCATGGCCCTCAACACCCTGAAGGCCAACAGGTTGCGCAGCCTGTTGACCATGCTCGGCATTGTGATCGGCAATGCATCTGTGATCACGCTGGTTGGGGTCGGACGTGGTGCCCAGAATCTTGCCGAAAGTCAGTTGAGCAACCTGGGAGCCAATGTGCTGTTCGTCGTGCCAGGCAGTAATGACACAAGGCGCCAGGGGGTGGCTTTTCCGCGCACTCTCGTACTGGAGGACGCTGAGGCGATTGCTCAACAGGTCCCCAGCGTCAAGCGGGTGGCTCCTCAGATCAACGCCAACGAGGTGGTGCAGTCAGGGGCGAGAAGCAGCACCGCAGCCATCTTTGGGGTGACACCGGAGTTTCTTCCTGTCAGAAGTTTTGAAGTGGGCCGGGGACGTTTCATCAGCGAACAGGACGTCCAGGCCGCACGAACCGTCGTGGTGATTGGTCCTGATCTGCGCGACAAACTGTTTCCAGGCGGCGGAGCCATTGGTAGTTCCCTGCGCATCCGTGACCAGAGCTTCAGTGTGATCGGTGTGATGGCCCCTAAAGGAGCGGTCTTCGGGTCCAATCAAGACGAAAACGCCTACATCCCTCTGAGCACCATGGTCAGCCGCCTAACAGGGCGCGACCCGACCTATGGAGTCAGCCTCAGTTTCATCAGTGCAGAAGCCAGAGATGAGAACAGCACAAGTGCAGCGAAATTCCAGATCTCCAATCTTCTGCGTCAACGCCATCGCATCCTTCGTGATGACGACTTCGCTGTTCGCTCCCAGCAGGACGCCCTGACCATCGTTGGCACCATCACCGGTGGGCTGACCTTGATGCTGGGTGCCATTGGAGGTGTTTCCCTGCTCGTCGGCGGTATCGGCATCATGAACATCATGCTGGTGTCCGTGAGTGAGCGAACCGAGGAAATCGGACTCCGCAAAGCACTGGGCGCACGCAGTTCAGATGTGCTGCGTCAGTTTCTGGTCGAATCTCTGGTTCTCTCCAGCCTTGGAGGGGTCATTGGAACGGCAGCGGGCTATGGAGCCATCGCGGCGGTGGCCCTGCTCACACCACTCCCAGCAGCCATCGGGGTGCCAACAGTGCTTCTGACAGTTGGTCTTTCAGGTTCAATCGGACTGTTCTTCGGCGTTGTTCCTGCAAGGCGTGCTGCACGACTGGATCCGATTACGGCTTTGCGCAGTCTTTAG
- the ftsH gene encoding ATP-dependent zinc metalloprotease FtsH, whose translation MNQRWRQILLWGLPITVALLLALQFFGSGALSNLKPGGPTVAPRNTAVARMSYGRFLDYVEAGRVTSVDIYDGGRDAVVEAVDPDLDNRVQRLRVDLPGLAPELINTLKTEGISFDVHPPKTAPPALGILGNLLFPLLLIGSLIFLARRGNNMPGGPGQAMQFGKTKARFAMEAETGVMFDDVAGVNEAKQDLEEVVTFLKQPEKFTSVGAQIPKGVLLVGPPGTGKTLLAKAIAGEAGVPFFSLSGSEFVEMFVGVGASRVRDLFKRAKENSPCLIFIDEIDAVGRQRGAGIGGGNDEREQTLNQLLTEMDGFEGNSGIIIIAATNRPDVLDSALMRPGRFDRQVTVDAPDIKGRLSILKVHSRNKKLASDLSLESIARRTPGFTGADLANLLNEAAILTARRRKETISLAEIDDAVDRIIAGLEGHPLTDGRSKRLIAYHEVGHALVGSLVKDHDPVQKVTLIPRGQAQGLTWFSPDEEQMLVSRSQLKARIMGALGGRAAEDVVFGYAEVTTGAGGDIQMVASIARQMVTRYGMSGLGQMSTEGGSQEVFIGRDLMTRSDTSEGTSKQIDEQVRGIVMQCYEETLSLVQGQREAMDRLVELLIEKETMDGDEFRKVLSNYTTIPEKDRFSPVLN comes from the coding sequence ATGAATCAGCGCTGGCGGCAGATCCTTCTCTGGGGACTTCCCATCACTGTTGCTCTGCTGTTGGCATTGCAATTCTTCGGCAGCGGAGCCCTGAGCAACCTGAAGCCAGGTGGTCCCACAGTTGCTCCACGCAACACGGCTGTAGCGAGGATGAGTTACGGCCGCTTCCTTGACTATGTCGAAGCCGGCCGAGTGACATCCGTTGACATCTACGACGGCGGCCGTGATGCGGTGGTTGAAGCGGTTGATCCCGACCTCGACAATCGAGTCCAACGCCTGAGGGTTGACCTGCCTGGATTGGCACCTGAACTGATCAACACTCTTAAGACTGAAGGCATCAGCTTTGATGTCCATCCGCCCAAGACGGCGCCCCCTGCCCTTGGCATCCTCGGAAACTTGCTGTTCCCTCTGCTGCTGATTGGTTCTCTGATTTTTCTGGCACGTCGTGGCAACAACATGCCAGGCGGTCCTGGTCAGGCCATGCAGTTCGGCAAGACCAAGGCCCGCTTTGCGATGGAGGCTGAAACAGGTGTGATGTTCGATGACGTCGCTGGAGTGAACGAAGCCAAGCAAGATCTCGAAGAGGTTGTGACGTTTCTCAAGCAGCCTGAAAAATTCACCTCTGTCGGAGCTCAGATTCCCAAGGGTGTTCTGCTTGTTGGGCCTCCGGGTACCGGCAAGACTCTTCTTGCCAAGGCCATTGCTGGAGAAGCTGGAGTTCCCTTCTTTTCACTGTCGGGTTCCGAATTCGTTGAGATGTTTGTTGGTGTTGGTGCCAGCAGAGTCAGGGACCTGTTCAAACGCGCCAAGGAAAACAGCCCCTGCCTGATCTTCATCGACGAGATTGATGCTGTTGGTCGTCAGCGCGGAGCTGGTATCGGTGGTGGCAACGATGAACGTGAGCAAACGTTGAATCAACTGCTCACTGAGATGGATGGCTTCGAAGGCAACAGTGGAATCATCATCATTGCGGCGACCAACCGCCCGGATGTACTCGATTCAGCCTTGATGCGCCCTGGTCGTTTCGACCGCCAGGTGACCGTCGACGCCCCAGATATTAAGGGTCGTTTGTCCATCCTCAAAGTTCACTCACGCAATAAAAAGCTCGCCTCCGATCTTTCTCTTGAAAGTATCGCCCGCAGAACACCTGGCTTCACGGGTGCAGATCTGGCCAATCTTCTCAATGAAGCGGCGATTCTCACAGCCCGTCGCCGTAAAGAAACCATCAGCCTGGCTGAAATTGACGATGCTGTTGACCGCATCATCGCGGGATTGGAGGGTCATCCTCTGACCGATGGACGCAGTAAACGCTTGATCGCCTACCACGAGGTGGGTCATGCTCTGGTCGGCAGCCTGGTGAAGGATCACGATCCTGTCCAGAAAGTCACTCTGATTCCGCGAGGACAAGCACAGGGTCTGACCTGGTTCTCGCCCGATGAAGAACAGATGCTCGTCTCCCGCTCGCAGCTGAAAGCAAGGATCATGGGGGCCCTTGGTGGACGTGCAGCTGAGGACGTGGTTTTTGGATACGCGGAAGTCACCACCGGAGCTGGGGGAGACATCCAGATGGTTGCTTCAATCGCTCGGCAGATGGTGACACGCTACGGAATGAGCGGTCTTGGCCAGATGTCAACCGAAGGTGGAAGCCAGGAGGTGTTTATCGGCAGAGATCTGATGACGCGCAGTGACACCTCTGAAGGCACTTCCAAGCAAATCGATGAGCAGGTTCGCGGCATCGTGATGCAGTGCTACGAAGAGACCTTGAGCCTTGTCCAGGGCCAACGAGAAGCTATGGACCGTCTTGTAGAACTATTGATTGAAAAAGAGACAATGGACGGTGATGAATTCCGCAAAGTTCTTTCCAATTACACCACAATTCCTGAAAAAGATCGATTCTCCCCAGTATTAAACTAA
- the clpP gene encoding ATP-dependent Clp endopeptidase proteolytic subunit ClpP, with protein sequence MIPIVIEESGRGERAFDIYSRLLRERIIFLGEAVTSESANRIVAQLLFLEAEDPEKDIYLYINSPGGSVYDGLGIFDTMQHIKPDVHTVCVGLAASMGAFLLCAGTKGKRSSLQHSRIMIHQPLGGARGQASDIRIQADEILFLKDRLNRELADRTSQPLDKIQADTDRDFFMSPSEAKDYGLIDSVIDKRPVHSV encoded by the coding sequence ATGATCCCCATCGTCATTGAGGAATCCGGACGCGGGGAAAGGGCGTTTGATATTTATTCGCGCTTGCTGCGCGAGCGCATCATCTTTCTTGGTGAAGCTGTCACCAGTGAGTCAGCCAACAGGATTGTTGCTCAGCTGCTGTTTCTTGAAGCAGAGGATCCAGAAAAGGACATCTACCTCTACATCAATTCACCGGGGGGATCGGTCTACGACGGTCTCGGCATCTTCGACACCATGCAGCACATTAAGCCCGATGTACACACCGTCTGCGTGGGCCTGGCAGCCAGCATGGGTGCGTTTCTTCTGTGTGCGGGCACCAAAGGGAAGCGTAGCAGTCTTCAACACTCGCGCATCATGATCCACCAACCTCTTGGCGGTGCAAGGGGACAGGCCAGTGATATTCGTATTCAAGCTGACGAAATTCTTTTTCTGAAGGATCGTCTGAACAGGGAACTTGCTGATAGAACCAGTCAGCCTTTAGACAAAATCCAGGCTGACACTGATCGCGATTTCTTCATGTCTCCGTCTGAAGCCAAGGATTATGGATTGATTGATAGCGTCATTGATAAACGTCCTGTCCATTCAGTCTGA
- the psb29 gene encoding photosystem II biogenesis protein Psp29: MTGSQTIADSKKAFHTAFPYVIPSLYRRTADELLVELHLLSHQTHFRINALFAVGLCQVFHAFTKGYRPEQQLDPLFSALCSCNGFDGDEIKALAQGSTKAVQGHTVDDVQTWLKSKGKGAPEPLATGLSAVTEDDFHYSRLVAVGLFSLLSEAQGNESDDPEELSKTVHAIGEQIGLSRPRLEKDLSLYRSNLEKMVQAVELMEETLAAERRKRERQKAEKASKD; encoded by the coding sequence TTGACTGGGTCCCAGACGATCGCTGACAGCAAGAAAGCCTTTCACACAGCTTTCCCTTACGTCATTCCTTCGCTGTATCGACGCACAGCAGATGAACTGCTGGTGGAACTGCACCTGCTGAGTCATCAAACTCATTTCAGGATCAATGCGTTATTCGCAGTGGGGCTGTGTCAGGTCTTCCATGCCTTCACGAAGGGGTATCGCCCGGAGCAACAACTTGACCCGTTGTTCTCCGCTCTCTGCAGTTGCAATGGCTTTGACGGTGATGAAATCAAGGCTCTTGCGCAAGGGAGCACCAAGGCCGTTCAGGGCCACACTGTTGACGACGTCCAGACCTGGTTGAAGTCGAAGGGGAAAGGCGCTCCAGAGCCACTGGCAACAGGCCTTTCAGCCGTGACAGAGGATGATTTCCACTATTCCCGTCTCGTGGCCGTTGGATTGTTCAGCCTGCTCTCCGAAGCTCAGGGCAATGAGAGTGATGATCCCGAAGAGCTGAGCAAAACGGTGCATGCCATCGGTGAACAGATCGGATTGTCTCGTCCTCGTCTCGAGAAGGATCTGAGTCTCTATCGCAGCAACCTCGAAAAAATGGTTCAGGCCGTTGAACTCATGGAGGAAACCCTCGCGGCCGAACGACGCAAACGCGAGCGACAGAAAGCTGAAAAAGCTTCCAAGGATTAG
- the petN gene encoding cytochrome b6-f complex subunit PetN: MLFTLGWASLAAVFSFSIAMVVWGRNGDGSINF, translated from the coding sequence ATGCTTTTCACCCTGGGCTGGGCTTCTCTCGCAGCTGTATTCAGCTTTTCGATCGCCATGGTGGTGTGGGGTCGCAATGGTGACGGCTCCATTAATTTCTGA
- the clpS gene encoding ATP-dependent Clp protease adapter ClpS encodes MTSSSPGAATVLERQGTTQRYPQARVIVLDDDVNTFEHVVECLCKIIPGMNSDRAWTLARRIDGEGRAEVWCGPLEQAELYHQQLASEGLTMAPIERC; translated from the coding sequence ATGACTTCGTCATCACCCGGTGCGGCAACGGTTCTTGAACGCCAGGGGACAACTCAGCGCTATCCGCAAGCCCGTGTGATCGTGCTGGACGATGACGTGAACACGTTTGAGCATGTGGTGGAGTGCCTCTGCAAGATCATTCCGGGCATGAATTCAGATCGTGCATGGACTCTGGCCCGGCGCATCGACGGAGAAGGACGTGCCGAGGTCTGGTGTGGTCCGCTGGAACAGGCTGAGCTCTACCACCAGCAACTGGCTTCGGAAGGATTGACGATGGCTCCTATCGAGCGCTGCTGA
- a CDS encoding BCD family MFS transporter, whose translation MGSARFIVLALRLGLYQACLGALSVLTLGIFNRLLIDEFEVPAALTALALGSQQLVAFSRIWFGQQSDRCRWNQLRRTPFIVGGAAAFCTLTWIAGRSVLWLAEASQTGSQADVIWRGLILALVFVFYGLAIAASSTPFAALLVDVSTDKQRPALVSIVWSMLMVGIVAGAILLSSFLGSSCDTAELGNLISGVERLITVAPLVIFTLVVASIAGVEPRLKPGNSNNQSRLATNQEISLKGAWTVLKQSPQVGYFFGVLSLFTFALFLQEAVLEPYGGAVFAMDLCTSTRLNAVWGIGTLLGIAATGFVITPRLGAQRTALTGGVLSALFVLMMVFAGSLASTSLFRTALFLFGVGAGISTNASLTLMLGLTSPLMAGTFIGVWGLAQAYARGLATISGGALLSVFGEITGSQNTFGAYAGVFVVQAFALLAAGLLLLRVDTKLFQSKVEKALSSVLACELD comes from the coding sequence GTGGGATCAGCACGGTTCATCGTCCTTGCATTGCGTCTTGGCCTGTATCAGGCCTGTCTCGGTGCTCTCTCAGTTCTCACCCTTGGCATCTTCAACAGACTGCTGATCGATGAATTTGAAGTCCCAGCCGCGCTTACCGCACTGGCTCTCGGCAGCCAGCAACTGGTTGCCTTCTCCAGAATCTGGTTTGGACAGCAATCGGATCGCTGCCGCTGGAATCAACTGCGGCGGACACCCTTCATTGTTGGCGGCGCAGCGGCGTTCTGCACATTGACGTGGATTGCAGGGCGCAGCGTTCTCTGGCTGGCGGAAGCATCCCAAACAGGCAGTCAGGCTGATGTGATCTGGAGAGGTCTGATCCTCGCGCTGGTGTTTGTGTTCTACGGACTGGCCATTGCAGCCAGTTCCACACCATTTGCAGCACTGCTGGTTGATGTGAGCACGGACAAACAGCGACCTGCCCTGGTCTCCATTGTGTGGTCGATGCTGATGGTTGGAATCGTCGCTGGAGCGATTCTGCTCAGTTCATTTCTTGGCTCCTCTTGCGATACAGCTGAGCTGGGCAATCTGATCTCAGGAGTGGAAAGGCTGATCACGGTGGCCCCCCTTGTGATCTTCACGCTTGTCGTGGCATCGATCGCAGGGGTGGAACCACGTCTGAAACCAGGCAATTCCAACAATCAGTCACGACTCGCAACCAATCAGGAAATTTCTCTCAAAGGCGCATGGACGGTGCTGAAGCAATCGCCTCAGGTGGGGTATTTCTTTGGTGTTCTGTCTCTGTTCACCTTCGCGTTATTTCTTCAGGAGGCAGTCCTGGAGCCCTATGGAGGCGCGGTGTTCGCCATGGACCTCTGCACGAGCACGCGGCTGAATGCCGTGTGGGGAATTGGAACATTGCTGGGTATTGCGGCAACAGGGTTTGTGATCACACCACGCCTTGGCGCCCAACGGACAGCTTTGACAGGTGGCGTGCTCTCAGCCCTTTTCGTGCTGATGATGGTTTTCGCAGGATCTCTGGCTTCAACATCGCTGTTCCGAACGGCACTGTTTCTTTTTGGCGTTGGAGCAGGAATCAGCACCAATGCAAGCCTGACACTGATGCTTGGCTTGACATCGCCGCTGATGGCAGGGACGTTCATCGGGGTCTGGGGATTGGCGCAGGCCTACGCACGAGGGCTCGCCACGATCAGCGGCGGAGCCTTGCTGAGCGTCTTCGGCGAAATCACAGGATCTCAGAACACCTTTGGGGCCTACGCCGGGGTGTTTGTCGTCCAGGCCTTCGCTCTACTGGCAGCAGGCCTGCTGCTTCTGCGCGTGGACACAAAGCTGTTTCAATCGAAGGTCGAGAAGGCTCTCAGCTCAGTGCTGGCATGTGAGCTTGACTGA
- a CDS encoding DUF2103 domain-containing protein, translated as MGRLVITHSTYVEGLIPWLKVLARDPEIQTITPGVISRVRGHSSGLQLRVSIPVTGGFKMLARKGTSAQEVFVVTQLAKDELLRRIKTCSP; from the coding sequence GTGGGGCGCCTGGTCATCACGCACAGCACCTATGTGGAGGGGTTGATCCCCTGGCTGAAGGTGCTTGCCAGGGATCCTGAGATCCAGACGATCACTCCAGGCGTGATCTCCAGGGTTCGTGGCCACAGCTCAGGCCTTCAATTGCGTGTTTCGATACCGGTAACAGGCGGCTTCAAGATGCTTGCACGCAAAGGCACCAGTGCTCAGGAAGTGTTTGTGGTCACCCAGCTCGCCAAGGACGAACTACTGCGGCGAATCAAGACCTGCAGCCCCTAA
- a CDS encoding Nif11-like leader peptide family natural product precursor: protein MSEEQLKALIEKVKGDTSLQEKIKVAGDVDAALAIAKEAGFMISADDVRSSVSDDELEGGAGGGYLSFENHRLVG, encoded by the coding sequence ATCTCCGAGGAACAACTCAAAGCTTTGATCGAAAAGGTCAAAGGCGACACCAGTCTGCAGGAGAAGATCAAAGTAGCAGGTGATGTTGACGCAGCTCTTGCAATTGCGAAAGAGGCTGGGTTTATGATTTCTGCTGATGACGTTCGGTCGTCAGTTTCAGATGATGAGCTGGAAGGCGGGGCTGGAGGTGGGTATTTGAGTTTTGAAAATCACAGACTAGTCGGCTGA
- a CDS encoding Nif11-like leader peptide family natural product precursor, which produces MSEEQLKAFLEKVIAETSLQEKLKAAADSDAALAIAKEARFMISADGLKNDQSELSDEELEGAAGSGCCACRPGSDTSLHTI; this is translated from the coding sequence ATATCAGAAGAACAACTCAAGGCGTTTCTAGAAAAGGTCATAGCAGAAACCAGCCTTCAGGAAAAGCTCAAAGCAGCTGCTGATTCAGACGCAGCTCTTGCGATTGCGAAAGAGGCGAGATTTATGATTTCTGCTGATGGCTTGAAGAACGATCAATCAGAACTTTCAGATGAGGAACTGGAAGGAGCGGCTGGGAGCGGATGTTGCGCATGCCGGCCGGGAAGCGACACCAGCCTTCATACAATTTAG
- a CDS encoding Nif11-like leader peptide family natural product precursor gives MSEEQLKAFLAKAKDDQTIQEKLKAAKSPEDVVGIAKEHGHEFTADKINQLSGDELEGVSGGIFSNGGNTCTERYWGHTPPKNCQGAQL, from the coding sequence TTGTCAGAAGAACAACTTAAAGCGTTCCTAGCAAAAGCGAAGGACGACCAGACAATTCAGGAAAAACTAAAAGCAGCTAAGTCACCTGAAGATGTTGTGGGCATCGCTAAAGAGCACGGACATGAATTTACTGCTGATAAGATCAACCAGCTCAGTGGTGATGAGCTGGAAGGCGTATCTGGGGGCATATTTTCTAACGGGGGGAACACCTGCACTGAAAGATACTGGGGGCATACTCCTCCGAAAAACTGTCAAGGGGCTCAATTATGA
- a CDS encoding Nif11-like leader peptide family natural product precursor codes for MSEEQLKAFLEKVKADTSLQEKLKAAADSDAVVAIAKDQGYQFTADKVSQVSEWELESAAGGESSFVGACTGCECMDSNVCFSI; via the coding sequence ATGTCAGAAGAGCAACTCAAAGCCTTTCTCGAAAAAGTCAAAGCTGACACCAGTCTTCAGGAGAAGCTCAAAGCTGCAGCCGATTCCGATGCAGTCGTAGCAATTGCCAAAGACCAGGGTTATCAATTTACTGCTGATAAGGTCAGCCAAGTCAGCGAATGGGAGTTAGAGAGCGCGGCTGGCGGGGAGTCTTCCTTCGTAGGTGCTTGTACTGGCTGTGAATGTATGGACTCAAACGTGTGCTTTAGTATCTGA
- a CDS encoding Nif11-like leader peptide family RiPP precursor, with product MTQEQLNAFLACAKSNTKLQDMLKAAADSDAVVAIAKEAGFSISADELNKASELSEEELEGVSGGYFYAFTDRQAGPDNPSPC from the coding sequence ATGACACAAGAACAACTCAACGCTTTCTTGGCTTGCGCCAAAAGCAACACCAAGCTTCAGGATATGCTCAAAGCTGCAGCCGATTCCGATGCAGTGGTAGCGATTGCCAAAGAAGCAGGATTTAGCATTTCTGCGGATGAGCTTAATAAGGCCTCAGAGCTTTCTGAAGAGGAGCTAGAGGGCGTTAGTGGTGGTTACTTTTACGCTTTTACTGACCGACAAGCTGGACCGGACAATCCCAGCCCCTGCTGA
- a CDS encoding Nif11-like leader peptide family natural product precursor has translation MSEEQLKSFLEKVKGEASLQEKLKAATNSDTVRLIAKEAGFSISADDLNQAQLTLSEEELEGAAGGKKPKLEYSNTSLACGC, from the coding sequence ATGTCAGAAGAGCAACTCAAGTCATTCCTGGAAAAAGTCAAAGGCGAAGCCAGCCTTCAGGAGAAGCTCAAAGCAGCTACTAATTCTGATACAGTTCGTTTGATTGCAAAAGAGGCTGGTTTTAGTATTTCTGCTGATGACCTAAACCAGGCTCAACTAACGCTTTCTGAAGAAGAGCTAGAAGGGGCGGCTGGTGGGAAAAAACCAAAGCTTGAATATTCGAACACATCTCTTGCATGTGGTTGTTGA
- a CDS encoding Nif11-like leader peptide family natural product precursor, translating into MSEEQLKAFLEKVKGDTSLQEKLKAAADSDAVLTVAKEHGFSISADDLNKTQSEISEEELEDSAGCRRCDSCGIWGWIGMAKTCRGPTQG; encoded by the coding sequence ATGTCAGAAGAGCAACTCAAAGCCTTCCTCGAAAAGGTCAAAGGCGACACCAGTCTTCAAGAAAAGCTCAAAGCAGCTGCTGATTCTGATGCTGTTCTTACGGTTGCCAAAGAACATGGATTTAGTATCTCTGCAGATGACCTCAACAAAACTCAATCAGAGATTTCTGAAGAGGAGCTAGAAGACTCGGCTGGTTGTAGGAGGTGTGACAGCTGCGGGATATGGGGGTGGATTGGCATGGCTAAAACATGCAGAGGTCCAACACAGGGATGA
- a CDS encoding Nif11-like leader peptide family natural product precursor has protein sequence MSEDQLKAFLEKVKRDTSLRNKLKAATSFDEAIALAKDTGFSLSVEDVQSSMTDVELEAIAGGGARTGTGLSYCCSIDECPKTAGGNCPR, from the coding sequence ATGTCAGAAGATCAACTCAAAGCTTTCCTGGAAAAGGTTAAAAGAGACACCAGTCTTCGAAATAAGCTTAAGGCAGCAACTAGTTTTGATGAGGCAATTGCTTTAGCTAAAGATACCGGATTTTCTCTTTCAGTAGAAGACGTTCAGTCATCGATGACGGACGTTGAATTGGAAGCCATTGCTGGGGGAGGAGCAAGGACCGGTACTGGACTGTCCTACTGCTGTTCGATCGATGAGTGTCCAAAGACCGCAGGAGGCAATTGCCCACGCTGA
- a CDS encoding Nif11-like leader peptide family natural product precursor: MPLEQLKAFLEKVKGDSNLQEKLKAAKSPEDVVAIAKENGHEFNSDHLSQLSKEELESVAGGVTLKYKNWCYCTAL; the protein is encoded by the coding sequence ATGCCCCTAGAACAACTCAAAGCCTTCCTTGAAAAAGTCAAAGGTGATTCCAATCTTCAGGAGAAACTAAAAGCAGCGAAGTCACCTGAAGATGTTGTAGCTATTGCTAAAGAGAATGGCCATGAATTCAATTCAGATCACCTCAGCCAGCTCAGTAAAGAGGAGCTAGAGAGTGTGGCTGGTGGCGTGACACTAAAATACAAGAATTGGTGTTACTGTACCGCACTATAA
- a CDS encoding Nif11-like leader peptide family natural product precursor has translation MSLEHLKAILEKVKTDISLQEKLKSERVDVVAITKAAGFSIKPDDIIALRENTSEKELEAILGGAGSCNPQGGADPFCTWDFPNFINHK, from the coding sequence ATCTCCCTAGAACATCTCAAGGCAATCCTGGAGAAGGTCAAGACAGACATCAGCCTTCAGGAGAAGCTCAAGTCTGAGCGTGTTGATGTTGTAGCTATTACTAAGGCTGCCGGGTTTTCTATCAAACCTGACGACATAATTGCACTTCGAGAAAACACTTCTGAAAAAGAGCTAGAGGCTATCCTTGGTGGTGCCGGATCTTGCAATCCTCAGGGCGGTGCGGATCCATTCTGCACTTGGGATTTCCCCAATTTCATAAATCACAAATGA
- a CDS encoding Nif11-like leader peptide family natural product precursor translates to MSVQEDLLNLIATNSEFKQSITSATTAEEAVKLAADHGIQISVEDLTTAFKSRMSELSEEELEAVAGGKNDGCGKGTPAAAGTQYNWLELL, encoded by the coding sequence ATGTCAGTTCAGGAAGATCTTTTGAATCTTATCGCGACGAATTCTGAATTTAAACAGTCTATTACCTCCGCCACTACCGCTGAAGAGGCTGTAAAGCTTGCCGCAGATCATGGTATTCAAATCAGTGTAGAGGATCTAACTACGGCATTCAAATCAAGAATGTCAGAACTTTCCGAGGAGGAATTGGAAGCTGTTGCCGGTGGCAAGAATGACGGTTGTGGTAAAGGGACGCCTGCGGCTGCAGGAACTCAGTACAATTGGCTCGAACTCTTGTGA